In Carya illinoinensis cultivar Pawnee chromosome 7, C.illinoinensisPawnee_v1, whole genome shotgun sequence, the following are encoded in one genomic region:
- the LOC122316908 gene encoding uncharacterized protein LOC122316908 has translation MDKAWMHIEDRLRSSDYAEGVKHFIDMAKAHAPGRDCLRCPCRRCRNRTFHPIAVVQDHLFIVGIDPSYTSWIFHGEEETFSDATDSEEEVPPAYNDNDYIDDVDEMLDDIRVGSFMDNPGRTDLNFDGGPSRHTYDDPIHPTFEELLDNASKPLYPSCTNFSKLSFIVKLLHIKTVGGWTVKSFDMVIKLLQAAFPHALFPASYHDARRLQQGLGFSYTKIHACPNDCALFWKELADKDHCPKCNASRWASIPSNQQRIPQKILRYFPLKPRLQRLFMSKKTAQSMRWHAEERVVDPNFMRHPADSTVWKDFDDKHALFAQDPRNVRLGLASDGFNPFNNMSKPYSIWPVLLVPYNLPPWLCMKDPYVLMSLLIPGPKAPGNDIDVFLRPLIDELTELWEEGIHTYDAYKRESFQLRAALLWTINDFPAYANLSGWSTKGKLACPTCTSETDSLWLVHGRKHCYMGHRRWLVRDHSWRRKKSAFNGKEEHRLQPHIITGQALMEQLHEVSNVQFGKSAKKRKRAPNELNWTKKSIFFELPYWLDLGLRHNLDVMHIEKNICDNVLGTLMNIEGKSKDTAAARRDLEDLGLRKELHIQHDGNQTSMSLACYMLNVTERRSFCARLSEVKFPDGFASNIARCVNVTEGKIMGMKSHDCHIFMQYLLPVVIGGYLRPDVRRCLLELSSFFKELCSRALDITVLKRLQANIPIILCKLEMIFPPAFFDIMVHLAIHLPDEALLAGPVQYRWMYPFERYMGKFKRYVRNRARPEGSIAEAYLHVECLTFCSMYLNDIETRHNREERNTDTVGLGPVEPSLSVFSQKVRPLGAARMAKLDDSLLAKATWYVLNNCPEIEDYLEDHLNKMKEEDPSNFERRHQIEFPTWFRTMIAELHGKSPPTVTDDIFALACGPDPLVASYAGCIMNGIRFHTKQLEGRRRTQNSGVVVHGEHQGFPIDFYGVLQDIIELRYMGWRKCFMFKCDWWDVSDTRRGIHVGDHFTSVNTNRQWYKDEPFALACQTLQVFYIKDPNWGGSWHAVHKITNRNVYNICQKNSDLHEDYIDDDDESDTIEAEDESDTDVRHYASVNETSPERLNPLTRGDSDQLLIDPNTMSHAQVYGDPDDDDHIDVEDENEGFRMENIHVVEGDGTD, from the exons ATGGATAaggcttggatgcatattgaagatagattgcgTTCCAGCGATTATGCTGAAGGCGTTAAACACTTCATAGATATGGCGAAGGCTCATGCCCCCGGTAGAGACTGCCTTAGGTGTCCATGTAGGAGATGCCGAAATCGTACTTTCCATCCCATTGCAGTGGTTCAGGATCACCTGTTCATCGTAGGTATTGATCCCTCTTATACCTCATGGATATTCCATGGCGAGGAGGAAACTTTCTCTGATGCCACAGATTcggaggaagaagttcctcctGCCTATAACGACAATGACTACATTGATGATGTagatgagatgttagatgacatccgtGTGGGGTCCTTTATGGACAATCCTGGTAGAACagatttgaattttgatggaGGGCCTTCACGACACACCTATGATGATCCGATACACCCCACCTTCGAAGAGTTGCTAGACAATGCTAGCAAACCACTTTATCCAAGCTGCACAAACTTCTCAAAGCTATCATTCATAGTgaagttgcttcacataaagacAGTTGGTGGTTGGACTGTGAAGTCTTTTGACATGGTTATAAAGCTTTTGCAAGCGGCATTCCCTCATGCACTGTTCCCTGCCTCATACCACGATGCTCGCCGCCTACAGCAGGGTTTGGGTTTTAGTTATACAAAAATACATGCATGCCCAAATGATTGTGCCTTGTTTTGGAAGGAGCTTGCTGATAAAGATCACTGCCCTAAATGTAATGCATCTAGGTGGGCCTCAATTCCATCTAACCAACAGAGGATACCCCAAAAGATCCTCCGATATTTCCCGTTGAAGCCGCGGTTGCAAAGGCTGTTTATGTCAAAGAAGACTGCCCAATCCATGAGATGGCATGCAGAAGAGCGTGTTGTTGATCCTAACTTCATGAGACATCCAGCTGATTCCACTGTATGGAAAGACTTCGATGACAAACATGCTTTGTTTGCCCAGGATCCTCGTAATGTCAGACTTGGTCTAGCCAGTGATGGGTTCAACCCATTCAATAATATGAGCAAACCGTACAGCATTTGGCCAGTACTACTtgtgccttacaacttgcccccttggttatgcatgaaagatccatacgtATTGATGTCATTATTAATCCCTGGACCAAAGGCACCgggaaatgatattgatgtgtTCTTGCGTCCCTTAATAGATGAGTTGACTGAATTATGGGAAGAGGGAATTCATACATATGACGCTTACAAGCGAGAATCGTTTCAATTAAGGGCAGCATTACTTTGGACCATTAATGACTTTCCTGCATACGCTAATCTTTCTGGTTGGAGCACGAAGGGTAAGTTGGCATGCCCTACATGTACCTCTGAAACAGATTCACTTTGGCTTGTGCATGGCCggaaacattgttatatgggccaTCGTCGGTGGTTGGTGCGAGATCACAGTTGGAGAAGGAAAAAGTCAGCTTTTAATGGTAAGGAGGAACACCGTCTGCAACCGCATATTATAACGGGACAAGCATTAATGGAGCAATTACATGAGGTCTCGAATGTGCAGTTTGGTAAATCAGCAAAGAAGCGAAAACGTGCCCCCAATGAACTAAATTGGACCAAGAAGAGTATCTTCTTTGAACTTCCGTACTGGTTAGACTTGGGATTGCGACATAACTTAGAcgtcatgcatattgagaaaaatatttgtgataatgttTTGGGAACATTGATGAATATTGAAGGCAAGAGTAAGGACACCGCTGCAGCACGTAGGGATTTGGAGGATCTTGGACTAAGGAAAGAATTACATATACAACATGATGGTAATCAAACTTCTATGAGTCTTGCTTGTTACATGTTAAACGTCACTGAGCGAAGGAGTTTTTGTGCCCGGTTGTCAGAAGTTAAATTTCCTGATGGCTTTGCCTCAAATATTGCCCGGTGTGTCAACGTTACTGAAGGAAAAATAATGGGAATGAAGAGCCATGATTGTCATATCTTCATGCAATATTTGTTGCCGGTTGTTATTGGTGGGTACCTACGACCTGATGTGCGTCGATGTTTATTAGAGTTGAGTTCgtttttcaaagaattatgttcACGAGCACTCGACATAACAGTCTTGAAACGGCTTCAAGCTAatattcccatcattctttgcaAACTGGAAATGATATTTCCACCTGCATTTTTCGATATCATGGTGCATCTCGCTATTCATCTACCAGATGAGGCTTTGCTAGCAGGACCTGTCCAGTACAGGTGGATGTACCCTTTCGAGAGGTATATGGGTAAGTTCAAACGGTATGTCCGCAACAGAGCCCGTCCAGAAGGCTCAATTGCTGAGGCATATTTGCATGTCGAGtgcctgacattttgctccatGTACCTTAATGATATCGAGACGAGACATAATCGAGAGGAACGAAACACTGACACAGTTGGCCTGGGCCCCGTGGAGCCAAGTTTATCGGTTTTTTCTCAAAAGGTGCGCCCACTAGGGGCAGCAAGAATGGCAAAATTAGACGACTCTCTGTTGGCCAAGGCCACGTGGTACGTCCTTAATAATTGTCCGGAGATTGAGGACTATTTAGA GGATCACCTTaacaagatgaaagaagagGACCCAAGTAACTTTGAGCGTAGGCACCAAATTGAATTCCCAACATGGTTCAGAACAATG ATTGCCGAGTTGCATGGAAAGAGTCCCCCCACTGTGACCGATGACATATTTGCATTAGCGTGTGGTCCAGATCCACTTGTCGCATCCTATGCCGGCTGTATAATGAATGGAATTCGGTTTCACACGAAACAGCTCGAAGGGCGTCGCCGCACCCAAAATAGTGGGGTTGTTGTTCATGGCGAACATCAAGGATTTCCTATTGACTTCTACGGTGTGTTGCAAGATATTATAGAATtacgctacatgggttggcgtaagTGTTTCatgtttaaatgtgattggtgggacgTTAGCGATACAAGAAGGGGGATACATGTTGGGGACCACTTCACGAGTGTTAATACCAACcggcaatggtataaagatgagccttTCGCCCttgcatgccaaaccttgcaagTATTTTACATCAAGGACCCGAATTGGGGGGGAAGCTGGCACGCGGTACACAAGATAACCAATAGGAATGTTTACAATATTTGCCAAAAAAACTCTGACTTGCATGAGGATtacattgatgatgatgatgagtccGACACTATTGAAGCAGAAGACGAGAGTGACACTGATGTTAGGCACTATGCATCTGTTAATGAAACTAGCCCGGAGAGGCTCAATCCACTGACCCGCGGGGATTCTGACCAGTTGCTCATTGATCCGAATACCATGTCACATGCACAAGTGTATGGAGATCCCGACGATGATGACCACATTGATGTTGAAGATGAAAACGAAGGTTTTCGGATGGAGAACATACATGTTGTGGAGGGCGATGGTACTGATTGA
- the LOC122316911 gene encoding uncharacterized protein LOC122316911: MGIYMVGSNGDICKKRPEGRIRHGRPLIASSQPDEAPGLVPPTRRLRDYVNPIINASAHAVPTEGLNNPELVAPTRSLRDEEDPRLDASREAVPAGGVEESIQTDQHEVNEGDNTTVQAIKKRGRGPAKGTTFDRLRKIGKIPLIIKE; the protein is encoded by the exons ATGGGAATATACATGGTAGGCAGTAATGGTGACATCTGTAAAAAGAGGCCGGAGGGGAGAATTAGACATGGACGTCCACTCATAGCATCAAGCCAACCTGATGAAGCTCCAGGGCTGGTGCCTCCAACAAGGAGACTAAGAGATTACGTCAATCCCATTATTAATGCCTCAGCCCATGCAGTACCAACAGAAGGGTTGAATAATCCAGAATTGGTGGCTCCGACAAGGAGCTTAAGAGATGAGGAGGATCCCAGGCTTGATGCCTCACGGGAAGCAGTACCAGCAGGGGGGGTTGAGGAGTCCATCCAAACTGATCAACATGAAGTAAATGAGGGGGATAACACCACAG TTCAAGCCATAAAAAAACGAGGCCGCGGCCCAGCTAAGGGTACAACATTTGACAGGTTACGAAAGATTGGTAAGATACCTTTAATTATAAAGGAGTAG
- the LOC122316909 gene encoding uncharacterized protein LOC122316909, whose product MGIYMVGSNGDICKKRPEGRIRHGRPLIASSQPDEAPGLVPPTRRLRDYVNPIINASAHAVPTEGLNNPELVAPTRSLRDEEDPRLDASREAVPAGGVEESIQTDQHEVNEGDNTTVQAIKKRGRGPAKGTTFDRLRKIGKIPLIIKDGHRGPSCENATIFTSRVSWIIRVHADMRHASWREVADKEKHELINRVKADFVLDWSRDNHREAVVNTLADRYNAYHYELHKHYKKFASHEEALAGRKEWVEPHVWEWLCQMWASPKFKEQSCRNSNNRKKQKVRHTSGRKSFVRLMEERGEEPRNMIEFYKETHWSNKKGKFINVASEHNYNLMLERLNEKETEEDVEEIAGDVFKEVLGFKSGYAVGLGHSVIPEPSPFLRNNKAFKRMAEENERNKECADLYKSKLEAIMGDMAELRKQFSEHDKQIMAMSSQLGSSRESQEETQRDA is encoded by the exons ATGGGAATATACATGGTAGGCAGTAATGGTGACATCTGTAAAAAGAGGCCGGAGGGGAGAATTAGACATGGACGTCCACTCATAGCATCAAGCCAACCTGATGAAGCTCCAGGGCTGGTGCCTCCAACAAGGAGACTAAGAGATTACGTCAATCCCATTATTAATGCCTCAGCCCATGCAGTACCAACAGAAGGGTTGAATAATCCAGAATTGGTGGCTCCGACAAGGAGCTTAAGAGATGAGGAGGATCCCAGGCTTGATGCCTCACGGGAAGCAGTACCAGCAGGGGGGGTTGAGGAGTCCATCCAAACTGATCAACATGAAGTAAATGAGGGGGATAACACCACAG TTCAAGCCATAAAAAAACGAGGCCGCGGCCCAGCTAAGGGTACAACATTTGACAGGTTACGAAAGATTGGTAAGATACCTTTAATTATAAAGGATGGGCATAGAGGCCCATCATGTGAAAATGCGACAATATTCACCAGTCGGGTGAGCTGGATTATAAGAGTACATGCGGATATGAGACATGCAAGTTGGCGTGAGGTAGCTGACAAGGAGAAGCACGAGCTCATCAATCGTGTTAAA GCTGATTTCGTGTTGGATTGGAGTAGAGACAACCATCGCGAAGCTGTAGTCAACACACTAGCTGATAGGTACAACGCTTACCACTATGAATTACAcaagcactacaagaaatttgctTCGCATGAGGAGGCATTAGCTGGTCGGAAGGAATGGGTGGAGCCACATGTATGGGAGTGGCTATGTCAAATGTGGGCCAGCCCCAAATTCAAG GAGCAGTCTTGTAGGAACAGCAATAATAGGAAAAAGCAGAAGGTTAGACATACAAGTGGGCGAAAATCTTTCGTTAGGCTGATGGAAGAGAGG GGTGAGGAGCCAAGGAACATGATTGAATTTTACAAAGAAACACACTGGTCAAATAAGAAGGGCAAATTCATCAATGTAGCAAGTGAACACAACTAT AATCTGATGCTAGAGAGGTTGAATGAGAAAGAAACTGAAGAGGATGTTGAGGAGATTGCAGGTGATGTGTTCAAGGAGGTGTTGGGGTTCAAATCTGGCTATGCAGTTGGCCTGGGGCACTCAGTCATACCTGAGCCCTCCCCGTTCTTGAGAAATAACAAGGCATTTAAACGTATGGCTGAAGAGAATGAAAGGAACAAGGAATGTGCAGACTTGTATAAGAGTAAACTAGAAGCAATTATGGGTGATATGGCTGAGCTGCGCAAACAGTTTTCTGAGCATGACAAACAAATCATGGCCATGTCATCACAGTTGGGGTCAAGTAGGGAGTCTCAAGAAGAGACTCAACGAGATGCATAA